Proteins from a genomic interval of Debaryomyces hansenii CBS767 chromosome E complete sequence:
- a CDS encoding DEHA2E04928p (weakly similar to uniprot|Q06675 Saccharomyces cerevisiae YDR318W MCM21 Protein involved in minichromosome maintenance) has protein sequence MSADSLQIEIQEVKGDIQSLHSEIGLLDKEYSALLAQAKDLEESLRQGDEPYNLQEIHGHSKANYDIDGPPVIKNSCFDESIRKYFTNVLDDVEEEESTEVVTKRQKLDIIASDFKAKSETILEMKQNILYENIFRFGGVTSFPLNPFLFDENDEIMGLRFDVFSHYKRKFITPHYVILRKMKNTEKGLETTMKWEVYRHTLPVYLPLSEYSECLHEDEEVAFSKFTQQIREHLIQIQYKHDKFDFLRNIKYDHISKNRSSQGRVVIEKVEKDLQCQRINITLSNRVSNSKRASEINLVCTNDEIKEVSCIISGVDSDDKIIIQCESLLKNCDLKDLIKTFKNVIGHLIKSDKL, from the coding sequence ATGAGTGCAGATTCCTTGCAAATAGAGATACAGGAGGTGAAAGGGGATATCCAATCGTTACACCTGGAAATTGGCTTACTTGACAAGGAATATTCGGCATTACTAGCACAAGCTAAAGATCTTGAAGAGTCATTGAGACAAGGTGATGAACCCTACAATTTGCAAGAAATACACGGTCATTCAAAGGCCAATTATGATATAGATGGACCACCAGTCATAAAAAACAGTTGCTTTGATGAGTCAATACGAAAATATTTTACGAATGTATTAGATGAtgtggaagaagaagaaagtaCAGAAGTAGTAACAAAGAGACAAAAACTAGACATTATTGCTAGTGATTTTAAGGCCAAATCAGAGACCATTCTTGAAATGAAACAGAATATTTTgtatgaaaatatattcagGTTTGGAGGTGTTACGTCTTTTCCATTAAATCCATTTTTGTTCGATGAAAACGATGAAATTATGGGCTTACGGTTTGATGTTTTCTCACATTATAAACGCAAATTTATCACACCACATTACGTTATACTACgaaagatgaagaatacCGAAAAAGGACTTGAAACAACTATGAAATGGGAAGTTTATAGACATACGTTACCGGTATATTTACCATTATCTGAATATAGTGAATGTCTACACGAGGATGAGGAAGTAGCCTTCTCAAAATTCACCCAACAAATCAGAGAACActtgattcaaattcaatataaacATGATAAGTTTGATTTTCTCcgaaatattaaatatgaCCATATCTCAAAAAATAGGTCGAGTCAAGGTAGAGTTGTTATagaaaaagttgaaaaagatCTACAATGTCAGAGAATAAATATAACTTTACTGAATCGCGTATCGAACAGTAAAAGAGCATCAGAAATTAATCTTGTTTGTACCAATGACGAGATAAAGGAGGTAAGTTGTATTATATCGGGGGTCGATTCAGATGACAAAATAATTATACAATGTGAAAGCCTACTAAAAAATTGTGATCTTAAAGATTTGATCAAGACGTTCAAGAATGTTATAGGCCATTTGATAAAGAGCGATAAGCTTTAG
- a CDS encoding DEHA2E04906p (similar to uniprot|P22137 Saccharomyces cerevisiae YGL206C CHC1 vesicle coat protein), with product MSNDIPIDFTELASLTELGIQQSSLDFRSTTLESDHYVCVREQGSSGNTVAIIDLKNNNAVTRKNMSADSAILHPGQLVISLRANGTTLQIFNLGTKQRLKSFTMDQAVVYWKWLDNENLGLVTANSIYTWSIFDGSNDGPVKLTDRHHTLNNCQIINFVAEPQLNWFAVTGIAQEEGRIAGHIQLFSKSRNVSQAIEGHVCKFGQVKLNGALHPTKVFCVGNKNAQGQGNLHIIEIDHVEGNPDFSKKSVDIFFPPDAANDFPISLQASDKYGIVYILTKYGFIHLYDMETGSNLFVNRITADPVFTAAPYNDGTGIITINKSGQVLSVEISQSKIIPYVLEKLSNVPLALALSSRGGFPGAENLFSQQFQNYLNQGDYTNAAKVAASSEQLRTQDTINKLKHITPQPGQISPILQYFSTLLDRGTLNKYESIELAKPVLQQDRKPLFEKWLKEDKLTSSEELGDIVKSYNDAGLALAVYIRANVNIKVVSCLAELGQFDKIMPYCEKVGYKPDYTNLIQNLVRVNPDKASEFATSLLASSDTDLKIENIADLFFSQNYIQQGTAFLLDALKNDSPAEGHLQTKVLEINLLHAPQVADAILGNNMFSHYDKPTIGKLCEKSGLFQRALEHYDDLKDIKRVVVHTNVLPNDWLVAYFGQLNVQQSVACLKELLSNNIQQNLQIVIQVATKYSDLIGPLTLIKIFEDYKCNEGAYYYLSSIVNLTQDPDVVFKYIQCAAKMNQTKEIERVVRDNNVYNGEKVKNFLKEFKLEDQLPLIIVCDRFNFVHDLILYLYKNKYFKFIEVYVQQVNPSNTPQVIAGLLDVDCDENIIKGLLISVLGRIPIKELVSEVEKRNRLKILLPFLEKTLEGGSTDQEVFNTLAKIYIDSNNNPEKFLQDNTNYDTLAVGKYCEKRDPYLAYICYSKGSNNDELINITNENKMYKYQARYLLAKSDFDLWNKVLTEENTHRRQLVDQVIATGIPELDDPEPISITVKAFMENDLPHELIELLEKIILETSPFNDNTSLQGLLILTAIKADNSRVMGYIEKLDKFDPEEIAPLCIDNQLYEEAFEVYDKFELRSDAMKVLVDDIMSLDRGEQYAEKYDVSELWYQLGTAQLNGLRIPEAIDSYVKSKNPGNFEQVIEISEHAGKEEELIPFLDMARETLRESSIDGALINCYANAGKLNEIEKFVSGPNVADMESIGDKLFEAKNYKAAKILYSNVSKYSKLATTLVYLKDYQGAVDCARKASNTSVWKQVNYACIENKEFRLAQICGLNLIIDAEELPELVKLYEKNGYFNELFALFESGLGLERAHMGMFTELAILYTKYSPEKVMEHLKLFWSRINIPKVLTACEEAHLYPELIFLYCHYEEWDNAALTMIDKSEVAFDHSSFKEIVVKASNLEIYYKAINFYINENPSLLVDLLSVLTPKLDLPRVVRMFVKSDNLPLIKPFLISVLDKNNSVVNGAYHDLLIEEEDYKSLRSTIENESNNRFNSLDLAERLENHDLIFFRQISATLYTKNKKFIKSISILKNDKLWADLIKTAAVSKSTKIAHELLDYFVETGNRECFVALLYTCYDTIEYDYVLELSWLHELGNFIKPYEISVTYENQKKLDEVYNDLQKRREAEKQDEENPGMGQPLMITSGPAMNQSITGLGYQPTGAGFGNAF from the coding sequence atgtCTAATGATATCCCTATTGATTTCACGGAGTTAGCTCTGTTAACTGAATTGGGTATCCAACAAAGTTCACTTGATTTTAGATCTACGACGCTTGAATCGGATCACTACGTCTGTGTGAGAGAACAAGGACTGCTGGGAAATACGGTTGCTATcattgatttgaaaaacaaCAATGCCGTTACCAGAAAGAATATGAGTGCTGATAGTGCAATTTTGCATCCAGGACAGCTTGTTATATCCTTGCGGGCCAATGGTACTACGTTACAGATCTTCAATTTGGGTACCAAACAAAGATTGAAGTCATTCACCATGGACCAAGCGGTTGTTTACTGGAAATGGTTAGACAATGAGAACTTGGGTCTTGTCACGGCGAATAGTATCTATACGTGGTCTATATTTGATGGCAGTAATGACGGTCCAGTTAAATTGACCGATAGACATCATACATTAAACAATTGCCAAATCATAAACTTCGTTGCTGAACCGCAATTGAACTGGTTTGCCGTGACTGGTATAGCTCAGGAAGAAGGACGTATAGCCGGTCATATCCAATTATTCTCCAAGTCACGTAATGTGTCTCAAGCTATTGAGGGTCATGTTTGTAAATTTGGACAAGTCAAGTTGAACGGTGCTTTACATCCTACTAAAGTTTTCTGTGTGGGTAACAAAAATGCGCAAGGTCAAGGTAATTtacatattattgaaattgatcaCGTAGAAGGTAATCCAGACTTCTCCAAAAAATCAGTTGACATTTTTTTCCCTCCTGATGCCGCCAATGATTTCCCAATTAGTTTGCAAGCTTCTGACAAATACGGTATTGTCTACATTTTAACGAAGTATGGttttattcatttatatGATATGGAAACAGGTTCCAATTTATTTGTTAATAGAATCACTGCGGACCCAGTTTTCACTGCTGCTCCTTATAACGATGGTACCGGTATTATAACGATTAACAAATCTGGTCAAGTTTTGAGCGTCGAAATTTCCCAGTCTAAAATTATTCCATATGTTTTAGAAAAGTTGTCTAATGTCCCATTGGCATTAGCTCTCTCCTCTCGTGGTGGGTTCCCAGGGGCTGAAAACTTATTCAGTCAACAATtccagaattatttaaaccAAGGTGATTATACTAATGCGGCCAAAGTTGCTGCATCTTCTGAGCAATTGCGTACTCAAGATACTATCAATAAGTTGAAGCATATTACTCCTCAACCTGGACAAATTTCAccaattttgcaatatttttcCACTTTATTGGACAGAGGCACATTGAATAAGTACGAATCTATTGAGTTAGCTAAGCCAGTGTTGCAACAAGATCGTAAaccattatttgaaaaatggttgaaagaagataagTTGACATCTTCAGAGGAATTGGGTGATATTGTTAAATCTTATAATGATGCAGGTCTTGCATTAGCGGTCTATATTAGAGCAAATGTTAATATTAAGGTCGTCTCTTGTTTAGCTGAATTAGGCCAATTTGACAAGATTATGCCATACTGTGAAAAGGTTGGTTACAAGCCTGACTATACAAATTTGATACAAAATTTGGTCAGAGTTAATCCTGATAAAGCAAGCGAATTCGCAACATCATTATTGGCTTCCTCAGACActgatttgaaaattgaaaatattgctgatttatttttttcgCAGAACTATATTCAACAAGGTACCGCTTTCTTATTAGATGCTTTGAAGAATGATTCTCCAGCTGAGGGACATTTACAAACCAAGGTTTTAGAAATTAACTTGTTACATGCACCACAGGTTGCCGATGCTATCTTAGGTAACAATATGTTTAGTCATTATGATAAGCCAACAATTGGTAAGTTATGTGAAAAGTCTGGTTTATTCCAAAGGGCTTTAGAACattatgatgatttgaaagaCATTAAGAGAGTTGTTGTCCATACTAATGTCTTACCAAATGATTGGTTAGTCGCTTATTTTGGTCAATTAAATGTTCAGCAGTCCGTTGCAtgtttgaaagaattattaagtaacaatattcaacaaaatcttcaaattgttATTCAAGTTGCTACTAAGTATTCCGATTTAATTGGACCATTGACtttgattaaaatttttgaagattaTAAATGTAACGAGGGTGCATACTACTATTTATCTTCTATTGTCAACTTAACTCAAGATCCTGATGttgttttcaaatatatacaatGCGCTGCTAAAATGAATCAAACtaaggaaattgaaagagTCGTCAGAGATAACAATGTTTACAATGGTGAAAAGGTTAAGAACTTTTTGAAGGAATTCAAGTTGGAAGATCAATTGCCTTTAATTATTGTTTGTGACagatttaattttgttcACGACTTGATCTTATACTTGTATAAGAACAAGTACTTTAAATTCATTGAGGTTTATGTTCAACAAGTTAACCCATCCAATACGCCACAAGTAATTGCAGGTTTATTAGATGTAGACTgtgatgaaaatattatcaaaggCTTATTAATATCTGTTTTAGGACGCATTCCTATCAAGGAATTAGTTTCTGAAGTTGAGAAGAGAAACAGACTCAAGATATTATTGCCTTTCTTAGAAAAGACATTAGAAGGTGGTTCTACTGATCAAGAAGTATTCAATACATTAGCTAAGATTTACATTGATTCTAACAATAATCCTGAAAAGTTCTTGCAAGATAACACAAATTATGATACTCTCGCTGTTGGTAAGTATTGTGAAAAGAGAGATCCATACTTAGCATACATTTGTTACTCCAAGGGTAGCAATAACGACGagttaattaatattacgaatgaaaataagaTGTATAAGTATCAAGCAAGATATTTATTAGCCAAGTCTGATTTCGATTTATGGAATAAGGTCTtaacagaagaaaatacCCATAGAAGGCAATTAGTCGATCAAGTTATTGCAACAGGTATTCCAGAATTGGATGATCCTGAACCAATTTCGATTACTGTTAAAGCATTTATGGAAAACGACTTGCCGCATGAATTAATCGAGTTGTTGGAGAAGATTATTTTGGAAACCTCACCTTTCAATGATAACACTTCTTTACAAGGTTTGTTGATTTTAACTGCTATTAAGGCTGATAATTCGCGTGTTATGGGTTACATCGAAAAGTTGGATAAATTTGATCCTGAAGAAATTGCCCCTTTGTGTATTGACAACCAGTTATATGAAGAAGCGTTTGAGGTTTATGATAAATTCGAGTTAAGGTCTGATGCAATGAAGGTATTGGTAGATGATATCATGTCTTTAGATAGAGGTGAACAATATGCCGAAAAGTACGATGTATCTGAATTGTGGTACCAATTGGGTACTGCTCAATTAAATGGTTTACGTATCCCTGAAGCTATTGACTCTTATGTTAAGTCAAAGAACCCAGGCAATTTTGAAcaagttattgaaatttctgAACATGCAGGTAAAGAAGAGGAATTGATCCCGTTCTTGGATATGGCCAGAGAAACTTTGAGAGAAAGTTCTATTGATGGTGCTCTTATTAACTGTTACGCTAATGCCGGCAAATTAAACGAAATTGAGAAATTCGTAAGTGGACCAAATGTTGCAGATATGGAATCTATTGGTGATAAGTTGTTTGAAGCTAAGAACTATAAAGCGgctaaaattttatattcaaatgtTTCCAAGTATTCTAAATTAGCTACTACTTTAGTTTATTTGAAGGATTACCAAGGTGCTGTTGACTGTGCAAGAAAAGCATCTAACACAAGTGTTTGGAAGCAAGTTAACTACGCttgtattgaaaataaagaattcaGATTGGCACAAATTTGTggtttgaatttgattattgatGCTGAAGAACTTCCTGAATTAGTAAAACTCTACGAAAAGAATGGttatttcaatgaattattcgCTCTTTTTGAAAGTGGTTTAGGTTTAGAAAGAGCCCATATGGGCATGTTCACCGAATTGGCTATCTTATACACCAAATATAGTCCTGAAAAGGTTATGGAACATTTGAAGTTATTCTGGTCCAGAATCAATATTCCTAAGGTTTTAACTGCTTGTGAGGAAGCTCATTTATATCCagaattgattttcttgTACTGCCATTATGAAGAATGGGACAATGCTGCATTGACTATGATTGATAAGTCGGAGGTAGCATTTGACCATTCCTCTTTCAAGGAAATTGTTGTCAAAGCATCGAACTTGGAAATTTATTACAAGGCAATTAACTTTTACATAAATGAGAACCCTTCGTTATtagttgatttattatcagtATTGACACCTAAGCTTGATTTACCAAGGGTAGTTAGAATGTTCGTTAAGTCTGATAATTTACCATTAATCAAGCCTTTCTTAATATCTGTCTTAGATAAGAACAACTCAGTTGTCAATGGTGCCTAtcatgatttattaattgaagaagaagactaTAAATCTTTGAGATCAACTATCGAAAATGAATCCAATAACAGATTCAACTCATTGGATTTAGCTGAGAGATTAGAAAATCATGatcttattttcttcagaCAAATTTCTGCTACATTATATACCaagaataagaaatttatcaagTCAATTTCTATCTTGAAGAACGATAAGTTGTGGGCCGATTTGATTAAAACAGCAGCagtttcaaaatcaaccaAGATCGCCcatgaattattagacTATTTTGTCGAAACAGGTAACCGTGAATGCTTCGTTGCATTGTTGTATACTTGTTACGATACTATTGAGTATGATTATGTACTTGAATTATCATGGTTGCATGAATTAGGCAACTTTATCAAGCCATATGAAATCTCTGTTACTTACGAGAACCAAAAGAAACTTGATGAAGTATACAATGATTTGCAGAAGAGAAGAGAAGCTGAAAAGCAAGACGAAGAAAACCCTGGTATGGGACAACCTTTGATGATTACTAGCGGTCCAGCTATGAATCAAAGTATTACAGGATTAGGCTATCAACCAACTGGAGCTGGCTTTGGTAATGCTTTTTAA
- a CDS encoding DEHA2E04950p (similar to Candida albicans CA0717 IPF9785), which translates to MLKSRWIHASRILLKIIYLKYSVIIKSFKLIPRRSLVAIIMSNKFSNLYWSADYKSGIDKLTQQSLRSIKQLHELRKLIFNYMQYFHSNSEYLNKLGIETFSFESGFRPIVPKESIEFPSKNRAVRKVSGSFQRRTVSQAERHLDSVKALDHKELHDTEETESDKKKPHLTSMSDAFELCVKNISDESHSLINLASVIDREILEGITDFIKEHEPRVKETLKEFSELLSDYDTTFKEIEAIEVEYDEYLRLKEFSRIDPQNGKDNEIHEDISASSDNSIPNSASENIDKSFSDSTPHASLQDSGFEFPLPIGSTKVKKQSDLTSLLQKMIASISTIRRKIPLPGYKNEIFSSDHLCDWLSKQRPCGLNPSRSNMEKFGQALLDLKLIVGTGIWSKKFKSEGMWFEWSDLAVQIANYDLSDTEKYEHVSTKIPKLTIDDTTSNFMNDMAQNTSKRFNGLFNTVKSSILKNNYSEHLNNLEAKYNESYLELQDLKHLIDLEVTNKSTALERFEKMKIELVFKSLTKLHEILYNISLTTTTRLHKLASEYIVNINSATNYTHEFDKLLEEFNTGIYFPSTISPNILGNPQFGAIQSNKNFQNLKYQFNLYKDIPLQPQLTQSEENSNRLLSISSLPIFLYQIINLIEEQENNEEVKQCWVSPIDHQCNWTIKESIINRVNVYVPESELDVSKELEIHKDMSERVVSYLRTLPSSSLISFFKNWLLEISDSLIPCMVFDSLLNNYKNDISESDKQAIDKRRNETAKLISTIPRSNLSSLIYIIEHICEVFSLGQIPGFGYADEISEELKEPSNESKLNEIATELNSMEAIGSVPFIHLILRPSPVKHSSGFKPPLKAYNSILVDLLDIDVRSKLFNSLIAHEKNYIFKKENEKKALNIQVKKIAQHPKSESSANKNIVSTLPKTPNPLNGGDSFSLRPFRTRPTPNPSPSNSPRHTPHNSLEAGGGELKVNKLREKSIADDTNRTRSSSASFLAPNIDIEFEE; encoded by the coding sequence ATGTTGAAATCACGCTGGATCCATGCTTCGCGCATTTTACtaaaaattatctatttgaaatatagCGTTATAATAAAAAGCTTTAAACTAATCCCCAGAAGGAGTCTTGTGGCTATTATAATGAGTAATAAGTTTTCTAACTTGTATTGGTCTGCGGACTATAAGTCAGGAATTGACAAATTGACCCAACAATCATTAAGATCTATAAAACAACTTCATGAATTACGAAAacttatattcaattacaTGCAATATTTCCATTCTAACagtgaatatttgaataagttGGGGATAGAAACGTTTTCGTTTGAAAGTGGGTTTAGGCCAATAGTACCGAAAGAATCAATTGAGTTTCCATCAAAGAATCGGGCTGTCAGAAAAGTTAGTGGTAGTTTCCAGAGGAGAACCGTTTCACAAGCAGAACGTCATTTAGATTCTGTAAAAGCACTTGATCATAAAGAATTACATGACACCGAAGAAACTGAGTCTGATAAGAAGAAACCACATCTCACAAGTATGTCTGATGCGTTCGAACTCTGTGTTAAGAATATATCAGACGAATCGCACagtttaataaatttggcATCTGTTATAGATCGTGAAATACTAGAAGGCATCACAGATTTTATAAAGGAGCATGAACCCCGAGTAAAAGAAAcattaaaagaattttcCGAACTCCTTAGTGACTACGATACAACGTTTAAGGAGATAGAAGCAATTGAAGTGGAATATGATGAATACTTGAGACTAAAAGAGTTTTCTAGAATTGACCCACAAAATGGAAAAGACAATGAGATCCATGAAGATATATCGGCTTCTAGTGATAATAGTATTCCTAATTCTGCATCAGAGAATATAGACAAGTCATTCTCCGATTCAACACCGCATGCCAGCTTACAAGATTCTGGATTTGAGTTTCCATTACCTATTGGAAGTACAAAGGTTAAGAAACAATCAGATTTAACCTCATTGCTACAAAAGATGATAGCATCCATTTCaacaattagaagaaaaattccTTTACCGGGATacaaaaatgaaattttcagtAGTGACCATTTATGCGATTGGTTATCAAAACAGAGACCTTGCGGTTTGAATCCTAGTCGTCTGAATATGGAAAAGTTCGGGCAAGCCTTACTTGATTTAAAGTTGATAGTAGGCACTGGGATTTGGTCCAAGAAGTTTAAAAGTGAGGGAATGTGGTTTGAATGGTCTGACCTTGCCGTGCAAATTGCAAATTACGATTTATCTGATACTGAAAAGTATGAACACGTCTCAACGAAGATCCCAAAATTAACTATTGATGACACTACTAGTAACTTTATGAATGACATGGCACAAAATACATCAAAAAGATTTAATGGTCTATTTAATACCgtcaaatcttcaattttaaaaaataattattccGAACACTTGAATAACTTAGAAGCAAAGTATAATGAAAGTTATTTGGAATTGCAAGATTTGAAACATTTAATTGACCTAGAAGTTACTAATAAGTCAACTGCGTTGGAGAGGTTtgaaaaaatgaaaattgaaCTAGTATTCAAAAGTTTAACCAAATTACatgaaattttatacaACATTTCATTAACAACAACTACAAGATTACATAAATTGGCATCGGAATATATTGTGAATATTAACTCAGCAACTAATTATACCcatgaatttgataaattactagaagaatttaataCTGGTATTTATTTTCCCTCGACAATttcaccaaatattttgggGAACCCTCAATTTGGTGCCattcaatcaaataagaatttccaaaatttaaAGTACCAATTCAATCTATATAAAGATATACCATTACAACCTCAATTGACGCAGTCAGAAGAAAATTCCAATCGTCTATTGAGCATATCCTCGTTGCCCATTTTCctttatcaaatcattaatttaatcgaagaacaagaaaataatgaagaggTAAAGCAATGTTGGGTAAGTCCGATAGATCATCAATGTAATTGGACTATTAAAGAACTGATTATTAATAGAGTAAATGTTTACGTGCCTGAATCGGAGCTTGATGTTTCAAAGGAACTAGAAATCCATAAGGATATGTCTGAAAGGGTTGTTTCGTATTTGCGTACATTGCCTAGTAGTAGCTTGATTAGCTTTTTCAAGAACTGGTTATTGGAAATAAGTGACTCCTTGATACCGTGTATGGTGTTTGACTCATTACTAAATAATTATAAGAATGATATATCGGAATCAGATAAGCAAGCTATAGACaagagaagaaatgaaaCGGCGAAATTGATAAGCACAATTCCGAGGAGTAATTTAAGTTCActcatttatattattgaacaCATATGTGAAGTATTTAGTTTAGGGCAAATACCAGGTTTTGGCTATGCCGATGAAATATCTGAAGAACTTAAAGAGCCGAGTAATGAATCAAAGTTAAATGAAATAGCTACGGAATTGAATTCCATGGAAGCTATAGGTTCTGTACCATTCATCCATTTAATTTTGAGGCCATCACCTGTTAAGCATTCTTCTGGCTTCAAACCGCCTTTGAAGGCatataattctatattaGTGGACTTGCTTGATATAGATGTTAGGTCGAAATTGTTCAACAGTCTAATCGCACACGAAAAGAACTacatatttaaaaaagaGAATGAAAAGAAAGCCTTAAACATCCAGgtaaaaaaaattgcacAACATCCAAAACTGGAATCACTGGcaaacaagaatattgttAGCACTCTTCCAAAGACGCCTAATCCTTTAAACGGGGGAGATAGCTTTAGTTTGAGACCTTTTAGGACTAGACCTACGCCTAATCCTTCACCCTCTAATTCACCTAGACATACACCGCATAATTCCCTTGAGGCAGGTGGGGGGGAGCTAaaagtaaataaattaagGGAAAAATCTATAGCTGATGATACAAACAGGACAAGAAGTTCTAGCGCCAGCTTTTTGGCCCCAAATATAGATattgaattcgaagaataA
- a CDS encoding DEHA2E04884p (similar to Candida albicans CA0802 IPF14060): protein MNNVYSALSLALIGEKRFVLTTNDYENTVFLFRTLLQESCQFNSDDICEVDVKHELDNNSVDSLIRQMIYWEENTSEYGFKNVIIWRNMEKLSHEQQKVGLFPLLNQIDEYDTTVARSNPQSRVQVGSFVIRKPKMFIIVPLIESEHAHPQVYQYVKEKFWFAQNFHYKDASDEKEEIDYCDDYSGLILEIRNVTRPQVYASPEIQRYIYSLVVHARNHRLCSLAPIQSRLSTRTIDAMQQLSECMVAWKKHGSDRLFVTPDYCKIAMRKIGYWLIDWEHDSIFNTSSDCDVDADLDYRRQLEISMLTGDWYGSDWKYVKKYLETYKTDTNAANYINKIVEDVLQSVRPPI from the coding sequence ATGAATAACGTCTATTCTGCCCTTTCTTTGGCGTTAATCGGTGAGAAACGATTTGTGCTAACAACCAATGATTATGAGAATACGGTTTTTTTGTTTCGAACATTACTACAGGAATCATGCCAGTTTAATTCAGATGACATCTGTGAGGTCGATGTAAAGCATGAGCTAGATAATAACTCGGTTGATCTGTTAATACGGCAGATGATATATTGGGAGGAAAATACGAGTGAATATGGATTTAAAAATGTGATTATTTGGAGGAATATGGAGAAGTTGTCGCACGAGCAGCAAAAAGTAGGGCTATTTCCATTGTTGAACCAAATCGACGAATACGACACTACGGTTGCACGGAGCAATCCGCAGAGTCGGGTTCAAGTTGGTAGCTTTGTAATACGGAAGCCCAAGATGTTTATAATTGTTCCTTTGATTGAATCGGAGCACGCACATCCCCAAGTGTACCAGTATGTGAAGGAGAAGTTCTGGTTTGCGCAGAACTTTCATTACAAAGACGCCAGTGACGAGAAGGAGGAAATAGACTATTGCGACGATTATTCAGGGCTTATTCTCGAGATCAGAAACGTCACCAGGCCCCAGGTATATGCATCCCCCGAAATTCAACGATATATCTATTCGTTAGTGGTGCACGCGAGAAACCACAGACTATGCTCGCTTGCTCCCATACAATCGAGATTGTCCACCCGAACTATAGACGCAATGCAACAGCTTTCCGAATGCATGGTTGCCTGGAAGAAGCATGGTTCCGACCGACTCTTCGTGACTCCAGATTACTGCAAAATTGCCATGCGCAAAATCGGCTACTGGCTCATCGACTGGGAGCACGACAGCATTTTCAACACCTCGTCTGATTGCGACGTAGATGCTGATTTGGATTACAGAAGACAGTTGGAAATAAGCATGCTCACAGGAGACTGGTATGGAAGTGATTGGAAGTATGTCAAAAAGTATCTCGAAACCTACAAAACCGATACCAACGCTGCAAATTACATAAATAAAATCGTCGAAGACGTACTACAATCGGTGCGTCCTCCAATATAG